The following proteins come from a genomic window of Malus domestica chromosome 02, GDT2T_hap1:
- the LOC103410239 gene encoding rust resistance kinase Lr10-like isoform X1 codes for MVEFQVGFRVLSAQRSRQQVNFFSHDVFCDLLQCSVLSVGAKFLLGAPFVTAFLIYTWKRRHLSMYNSIEEFLHGEKTLVPIRYSYSNIKKMSNKFKEKLGEGGYGSVFKARLRSGRFGAIKMLDKPKGNGQDFISEVNTIGRIHHVNVVQLVGYCVEGTKHALVYDFMLNGSLDKYIYCKEGSIPLSCKTTYEIALGVARGIKYLHEGCDMQILHFDIKPHNILLDENFVPKISDFGLAKLYPVDNSIVSLTAARGTMGYMAPELFYKNIGGVSFKADVYSFGMLLMEMASRRKNLNALAEHSSQLYFPSWVYNQYNEGKDFEVGEVVEEEKPLIRKMIITALWCIQLKPSDRPSMKEVLQMLEGDVELLRMPPEPLLYPQEMPVGAPNDNPNPSYSKVELTSSLTGR; via the exons ATGGTGGAATTTCAAGTGGGATTTCGAGTGTTATCCGCACAGCGTTCGAG GCAACAAGTCAATTTCTTTTCTCATgatgttttttgtgatttactCCAATGTTCAGTACTATCTGTCGGGGCAAAATTTCTACTTGGGGCACCATTCGTGACTGCGTTTTTGATCTATACATGGAAAAGAAGACATTTGTCAATGTACAACTCCATAGAAGAATTTTTGCATGGTGAAAAGACTTTAGTGCCAATAAGGTACTCGTACTCGAACATCAAGAAGATGTCtaacaaatttaaagaaaaacttgGTGAAGGAGGGTATGGATCAGTTTTTAAAGCAAGGTTACGGAGTGGACGTTTTGGGGCAATTAAGATGTTGGATAAGCCCAAAGGCAATGGACAAGATTTCATCAGCGAGGTAAATACGATTGGGAGGATTCACCATGTTAATGTGGTTCAGCTTGTTGGTTATTGTGTTGAAGGAACAAAGCATGCTTTGGTATATGACTTCATGCTCAACGGATCTCTTGATAAATACATTTATTGCAAAGAAGGAAGTATCCCATTAAGTTGCAAGACAACGTACGAGATTGCACTTGGAGTGGCCCGAGGGATCAAATATCTACATGAAGGTTGTGACATGCAAATTTTACATTTTGACATCAAGCCTCACAATATTCTTCTTGACGAGAATTTCGTACCAAAGATTTCTGACTTTGGGCTGGCAAAATTATACCCGGTAGATAATAGTATTGTGTCTCTAACAGCAGCAAGGGGTACAATGGGATACATGGCTCCTGAGCTATTCTACAAGAATATTGGCGGTGTTTCGTTTAAAGCGGATGTTTATAGTTTTGGAATGTTGTTGATGGAAATGGCAAGCCGAAGGAAGAATTTGAATGCATTGGCAGAGCATTCAAGCCAACTTTACTTCCCGTCATGGGTTTACAATCAATATAATGAAGGAAAAGACTTCGAGGTGGGAGAAGTTGTGGAGGAGGAAAAACCATTAATAAGAAAAATGATTATAACCGCCTTGTGGTGTATACAATTGAAGCCAAGCGATCGACCATCAATGAAGGAAGTCCTACAGATGCTCGAGGGAGATGTTGAATTGCTTCGAATGCCTCCGGAGCCTCTTCTATATCCACAAGAGATGCCCGTAGGTGCTCCTAATGATAATCCGAATCCATCATATTCCAAGGTGGAGTTAACATCTTCTTTGACGGGTAGGTGA
- the LOC103410239 gene encoding rust resistance kinase Lr10-like isoform X2: MYNSIEEFLHGEKTLVPIRYSYSNIKKMSNKFKEKLGEGGYGSVFKARLRSGRFGAIKMLDKPKGNGQDFISEVNTIGRIHHVNVVQLVGYCVEGTKHALVYDFMLNGSLDKYIYCKEGSIPLSCKTTYEIALGVARGIKYLHEGCDMQILHFDIKPHNILLDENFVPKISDFGLAKLYPVDNSIVSLTAARGTMGYMAPELFYKNIGGVSFKADVYSFGMLLMEMASRRKNLNALAEHSSQLYFPSWVYNQYNEGKDFEVGEVVEEEKPLIRKMIITALWCIQLKPSDRPSMKEVLQMLEGDVELLRMPPEPLLYPQEMPVGAPNDNPNPSYSKVELTSSLTGR; the protein is encoded by the coding sequence ATGTACAACTCCATAGAAGAATTTTTGCATGGTGAAAAGACTTTAGTGCCAATAAGGTACTCGTACTCGAACATCAAGAAGATGTCtaacaaatttaaagaaaaacttgGTGAAGGAGGGTATGGATCAGTTTTTAAAGCAAGGTTACGGAGTGGACGTTTTGGGGCAATTAAGATGTTGGATAAGCCCAAAGGCAATGGACAAGATTTCATCAGCGAGGTAAATACGATTGGGAGGATTCACCATGTTAATGTGGTTCAGCTTGTTGGTTATTGTGTTGAAGGAACAAAGCATGCTTTGGTATATGACTTCATGCTCAACGGATCTCTTGATAAATACATTTATTGCAAAGAAGGAAGTATCCCATTAAGTTGCAAGACAACGTACGAGATTGCACTTGGAGTGGCCCGAGGGATCAAATATCTACATGAAGGTTGTGACATGCAAATTTTACATTTTGACATCAAGCCTCACAATATTCTTCTTGACGAGAATTTCGTACCAAAGATTTCTGACTTTGGGCTGGCAAAATTATACCCGGTAGATAATAGTATTGTGTCTCTAACAGCAGCAAGGGGTACAATGGGATACATGGCTCCTGAGCTATTCTACAAGAATATTGGCGGTGTTTCGTTTAAAGCGGATGTTTATAGTTTTGGAATGTTGTTGATGGAAATGGCAAGCCGAAGGAAGAATTTGAATGCATTGGCAGAGCATTCAAGCCAACTTTACTTCCCGTCATGGGTTTACAATCAATATAATGAAGGAAAAGACTTCGAGGTGGGAGAAGTTGTGGAGGAGGAAAAACCATTAATAAGAAAAATGATTATAACCGCCTTGTGGTGTATACAATTGAAGCCAAGCGATCGACCATCAATGAAGGAAGTCCTACAGATGCTCGAGGGAGATGTTGAATTGCTTCGAATGCCTCCGGAGCCTCTTCTATATCCACAAGAGATGCCCGTAGGTGCTCCTAATGATAATCCGAATCCATCATATTCCAAGGTGGAGTTAACATCTTCTTTGACGGGTAGGTGA